Proteins co-encoded in one Phycodurus eques isolate BA_2022a chromosome 14, UOR_Pequ_1.1, whole genome shotgun sequence genomic window:
- the eml1 gene encoding echinoderm microtubule-associated protein-like 1 isoform X5 — protein MEDGFSSYSSLYDTSSLLQFCNDDSASASSSMEVTDRIASLEQRVQMQEDEIQLLKSALADVVRRLNVSEEQQAMSLRRGPTKEPALMRKSPSADSHVGKSARPMIATLPLRPSVNNGTILPKKGGGTLPSPSGSGSRKDTSTASTRSTVRRANSNEHVGSLTRKDSGDSKGNRTRAGSTGSNSSGKRSDSKQRDPVFNAGMRRVTHCKEEGYVKMYLKGRPITMFMPKDQVDGYCLEARADLPANKLKLDWVYGYRGRDCRSNLYLLPTGETVYFIASVVVLFNVDEQLQRHYTGHTDDIKCLAVHPDKITIATGQVAGTSLEGKLAPHIRVWDSVSLNTLHVLGAAYFERALVCLAFSKSNGGNTLCVVDDSNDHVLSVWDWQREDRLAEVKTSNDTVFAADFHPTDSNIMVTCGKSHLHFWNLEKGMLVKKQGLFEKQEKPKFVLCVTFAENGDTITGDSSGNILVWGKGTNRISHVIHGAHEGSIFALCMLRNGTLVSGGKDCRLISWDSGYQQIQAVEVPDLFGPIRTVAEGRGDTVLIGTTKNFVLQGSLDGEFVPITQGHTDELWGLAVHPCKPHFLTCGYDRHVCLWDSSSHQLIWSKNMDDTAQSAAFHPSGAVVAIGSQIGRWLVLDTDSKDLVTVHTDGNEQLSVMSFGPDGNFLAIGSHDSYIYVYAVAENGRKYSRVGKCSGHSSFITHLDWSVDSQYLVSNSGDYEILYWIPSVCKQVVSMETIRDIEWATHSCTLGFQVFGMWSDGSDGTDINAGSRSNDKSLLATGDDFGKVHLFSFPCSQFRAPSHVYGGHSSHVTNVTFLYNDSCLVSTGGKDMSVMQWRIV, from the exons ATGACAGCGCGTCAGCATCCAGCAGCATGGAGGTCACCGACCGCATCGCCTCCCTGGAGCAGAGGGTCCAGATGCAGGAGGACGAGATCCAGCTGCTCAAGTCTGCTCTGGCCGACGTGGTCCGCCGGCTGAACGTGTCTGAGGAGCAGCAGGCCATGAGCTTACGTCGAGGGCCCACCAAAG AACCTGCTTTGATGAGAAAGTCTCCCTCGGCAGACAGCCATGTTGGGAAGTCAG CCCGGCCAATGATAGCCACCTTGCCGTTAAGACCCTCAGTCAACAACGGGACTATTCTACCAAAGAAAGGCGGTGGCACTCTGCCCTCTCCGTCTGGATCTGGATCCAGGAAGGACACCAGCACAGCATCCACCAGGAG CACGGTGAGGAGAGCCAACTCCAATGAGCACGTGGGGTCTCTCACGCGGAAAGATTCGGGTGACTCCAAAGGCAACCGAACTCGTGCTGGGTCCACAGGCAGCAATTCCAGTGGCAAAAGAAGTGACAG CAAGCAGAGGGACCCAGTGTTCAACGCAG GGATGCGACGTGTGACACACTGCAAAG aGGAAGGgtatgtgaaaatgtatttgaaggGCCGTCCAATCACCATGTTCATGCCCAAAGACCAAGTGGATGGGTACTGTCTGGAAGCCAGAGCCGACCTTCCGGCCAACAAGCTCAAACTGGACTGGGT CTATGGCTACCGTGGTCGAGACTGCCGCTCAAATCTTTACTTGTTGCCCACTGGAGAAACCGTGTACTTCATTGCCTCCGTGGTTGTCCTGTTCAACGTGGACGAGCAGCTGCAGAGACACTACACTGGACACACGGATGACATTAAATG CTTGGCAGTCCACCCTGATAAAATCACCATAGCAACCGGGCAGGTGGCCGGCACCTCTTTAGAGGGTAAA TTGGCTCCACATATTCGCGTGTGGGACTCAGTCAGCCTCAACACCCTCCATGTTCTGGGAGCCGCTTACTTTGAGCGAGCCCTTGTCTGCTTGGCTTTCTCCAAGTCG AATGGAGGAAACACACTGTGTGTTGTTGACGACTCTAATGACCACGTGTTGTCTGTTTGGGACTGGCAGCGAGAAGACAGACTGGCTGAGGTTAAG ACGTCCAACGACACAGTGTTTGCTGCAGATTTTCACCCGACTGACAGCAACATCATGGTGACCTGTGGCAAGTCACATCTCCATTTTTGGAACCTGGAAAAAGGCATGCTGGTCAAGAAGCAAGGACTTTTTGAG aAACAAGAGAAGCCCAAGTTCGTTTTATGTGTGACCTTTGCAGAAAATGGAGATACCATCACTGGAGACTCAAGTGGGAACATCTTGGTGTGGGGAAAAG GCACTAATCGCATCAGCCACGTCATCCACGGAGCTCACGAGGGCAGCATCTTTGCCCTGTGCATGCTGAGGAACGGCACTCTGGTGTCTGGAGGCAAAGACTGCCGCCTCATCTCTTGGGACAGCGGCTACCAGCAAATCCAAGCAGTGGAG GTGCCTGATTTGTTTGGTCCCATCCGGACTGTAGCAGAAGGCAGAGGGGACACCGTTCTAATCGGAACCACaaaaaactttgttttgcaAGGCAGCTTAGACGGAGAGTTTGTTCCCATTACTCAG GGTCATACTGATGAGTTGTGGGGTCTGGCTGTGCATCCCTGTAAGCCCCACTTTCTCACCTGTGGCTATGACAGGCATGTCTGTCTGTGGGATTCCAGTTCACATCAGCTCATCTGGAGTAAAAATATGGAC GATACTGCCCAGTCAGCAGCCTTCCACCCGTCTGGAGCTGTTGTTGCGATAGGAAGCCAGATTGGAAG GTGGCTGGTACTGGACACTGACTCAAAGGATTTAGTCACAGTGCACACAGATGGGAATGAACAGCTTTCTGTTATGAGCTTTGGCCCAG ATGGCAACTTCCTGGCCATCGGCTCTCATGACAGCTACATCTACGTCTACGCCGTGGCAGaaaatggcaggaagtacagcAGAGTCGGGAAGTGCTCA GGTCACTCCAGTTTCATCACCCACCTGGACTGGTCAGTGGACTCCCAGTATCTGGTGTCTAACTCAGGAGACTACGAGATACTGTACT ggaTCCCCTCTGTGTGCAAACAGGTGGTCAGCATGGAGACCATTAGAGATATTGAATGGGCCACTCACTCCTGCACTCTTGGCTTTCAGGTTTTCG GCATGTGGTCTGATGGCTCAGACGGCACCGACATCAATGCTGGCAGCAGGTCCAATGATAAGAGCCTGCTTGCTACCGGGGATGACTTTGGGAAGGTCCACCTCTTCTCCTTCCCCTGTTCTCAGTTCAGG GCTCCCAGCCATGTTTACGGTGGCCACAGCAGCCACGTGACCAACGTGACCTTCCTGTATAACGACAGCTGCCTGGTGTCGACCGGAGGGAAGGACATGAGTGTGATGCAATGGAGGATAGTCTGA
- the eml1 gene encoding echinoderm microtubule-associated protein-like 1 isoform X3, which yields MSDCEGLPMDDSASASSSMEVTDRIASLEQRVQMQEDEIQLLKSALADVVRRLNVSEEQQAMSLRRGPTKARPMIATLPLRPSVNNGTILPKKGGGTLPSPSGSGSRKDTSTASTRSTVRRANSNEHVGSLTRKDSGDSKGNRTRAGSTGSNSSGKRSDSKQRDPVFNAGMRRVTHCKEEGYVKMYLKGRPITMFMPKDQVDGYCLEARADLPANKLKLDWVYGYRGRDCRSNLYLLPTGETVYFIASVVVLFNVDEQLQRHYTGHTDDIKCLAVHPDKITIATGQVAGTSLEGKLAPHIRVWDSVSLNTLHVLGAAYFERALVCLAFSKSNGGNTLCVVDDSNDHVLSVWDWQREDRLAEVKTSNDTVFAADFHPTDSNIMVTCGKSHLHFWNLEKGMLVKKQGLFEKQEKPKFVLCVTFAENGDTITGDSSGNILVWGKGTNRISHVIHGAHEGSIFALCMLRNGTLVSGGKDCRLISWDSGYQQIQAVEVPDLFGPIRTVAEGRGDTVLIGTTKNFVLQGSLDGEFVPITQGHTDELWGLAVHPCKPHFLTCGYDRHVCLWDSSSHQLIWSKNMDDTAQSAAFHPSGAVVAIGSQIGRWLVLDTDSKDLVTVHTDGNEQLSVMSFGPDGNFLAIGSHDSYIYVYAVAENGRKYSRVGKCSGHSSFITHLDWSVDSQYLVSNSGDYEILYWIPSVCKQVVSMETIRDIEWATHSCTLGFQVFGMWSDGSDGTDINAGSRSNDKSLLATGDDFGKVHLFSFPCSQFRAPSHVYGGHSSHVTNVTFLYNDSCLVSTGGKDMSVMQWRIV from the exons ATGACAGCGCGTCAGCATCCAGCAGCATGGAGGTCACCGACCGCATCGCCTCCCTGGAGCAGAGGGTCCAGATGCAGGAGGACGAGATCCAGCTGCTCAAGTCTGCTCTGGCCGACGTGGTCCGCCGGCTGAACGTGTCTGAGGAGCAGCAGGCCATGAGCTTACGTCGAGGGCCCACCAAAG CCCGGCCAATGATAGCCACCTTGCCGTTAAGACCCTCAGTCAACAACGGGACTATTCTACCAAAGAAAGGCGGTGGCACTCTGCCCTCTCCGTCTGGATCTGGATCCAGGAAGGACACCAGCACAGCATCCACCAGGAG CACGGTGAGGAGAGCCAACTCCAATGAGCACGTGGGGTCTCTCACGCGGAAAGATTCGGGTGACTCCAAAGGCAACCGAACTCGTGCTGGGTCCACAGGCAGCAATTCCAGTGGCAAAAGAAGTGACAG CAAGCAGAGGGACCCAGTGTTCAACGCAG GGATGCGACGTGTGACACACTGCAAAG aGGAAGGgtatgtgaaaatgtatttgaaggGCCGTCCAATCACCATGTTCATGCCCAAAGACCAAGTGGATGGGTACTGTCTGGAAGCCAGAGCCGACCTTCCGGCCAACAAGCTCAAACTGGACTGGGT CTATGGCTACCGTGGTCGAGACTGCCGCTCAAATCTTTACTTGTTGCCCACTGGAGAAACCGTGTACTTCATTGCCTCCGTGGTTGTCCTGTTCAACGTGGACGAGCAGCTGCAGAGACACTACACTGGACACACGGATGACATTAAATG CTTGGCAGTCCACCCTGATAAAATCACCATAGCAACCGGGCAGGTGGCCGGCACCTCTTTAGAGGGTAAA TTGGCTCCACATATTCGCGTGTGGGACTCAGTCAGCCTCAACACCCTCCATGTTCTGGGAGCCGCTTACTTTGAGCGAGCCCTTGTCTGCTTGGCTTTCTCCAAGTCG AATGGAGGAAACACACTGTGTGTTGTTGACGACTCTAATGACCACGTGTTGTCTGTTTGGGACTGGCAGCGAGAAGACAGACTGGCTGAGGTTAAG ACGTCCAACGACACAGTGTTTGCTGCAGATTTTCACCCGACTGACAGCAACATCATGGTGACCTGTGGCAAGTCACATCTCCATTTTTGGAACCTGGAAAAAGGCATGCTGGTCAAGAAGCAAGGACTTTTTGAG aAACAAGAGAAGCCCAAGTTCGTTTTATGTGTGACCTTTGCAGAAAATGGAGATACCATCACTGGAGACTCAAGTGGGAACATCTTGGTGTGGGGAAAAG GCACTAATCGCATCAGCCACGTCATCCACGGAGCTCACGAGGGCAGCATCTTTGCCCTGTGCATGCTGAGGAACGGCACTCTGGTGTCTGGAGGCAAAGACTGCCGCCTCATCTCTTGGGACAGCGGCTACCAGCAAATCCAAGCAGTGGAG GTGCCTGATTTGTTTGGTCCCATCCGGACTGTAGCAGAAGGCAGAGGGGACACCGTTCTAATCGGAACCACaaaaaactttgttttgcaAGGCAGCTTAGACGGAGAGTTTGTTCCCATTACTCAG GGTCATACTGATGAGTTGTGGGGTCTGGCTGTGCATCCCTGTAAGCCCCACTTTCTCACCTGTGGCTATGACAGGCATGTCTGTCTGTGGGATTCCAGTTCACATCAGCTCATCTGGAGTAAAAATATGGAC GATACTGCCCAGTCAGCAGCCTTCCACCCGTCTGGAGCTGTTGTTGCGATAGGAAGCCAGATTGGAAG GTGGCTGGTACTGGACACTGACTCAAAGGATTTAGTCACAGTGCACACAGATGGGAATGAACAGCTTTCTGTTATGAGCTTTGGCCCAG ATGGCAACTTCCTGGCCATCGGCTCTCATGACAGCTACATCTACGTCTACGCCGTGGCAGaaaatggcaggaagtacagcAGAGTCGGGAAGTGCTCA GGTCACTCCAGTTTCATCACCCACCTGGACTGGTCAGTGGACTCCCAGTATCTGGTGTCTAACTCAGGAGACTACGAGATACTGTACT ggaTCCCCTCTGTGTGCAAACAGGTGGTCAGCATGGAGACCATTAGAGATATTGAATGGGCCACTCACTCCTGCACTCTTGGCTTTCAGGTTTTCG GCATGTGGTCTGATGGCTCAGACGGCACCGACATCAATGCTGGCAGCAGGTCCAATGATAAGAGCCTGCTTGCTACCGGGGATGACTTTGGGAAGGTCCACCTCTTCTCCTTCCCCTGTTCTCAGTTCAGG GCTCCCAGCCATGTTTACGGTGGCCACAGCAGCCACGTGACCAACGTGACCTTCCTGTATAACGACAGCTGCCTGGTGTCGACCGGAGGGAAGGACATGAGTGTGATGCAATGGAGGATAGTCTGA
- the eml1 gene encoding echinoderm microtubule-associated protein-like 1 isoform X1, which produces MEDGFSSYSSLYDTSSLLQFCNDDSASASSSMEVTDRIASLEQRVQMQEDEIQLLKSALADVVRRLNVSEEQQAMSLRRGPTKARPMIATLPLRPSVNNGTILPKKGGGTLPSPSGSGSRKDTSTASTRSTVRRANSNEHVGSLTRKDSGDSKGNRTRAGSTGSNSSGKRSDSKQRDPVFNAGMRRVTHCKEEGYVKMYLKGRPITMFMPKDQVDGYCLEARADLPANKLKLDWVYGYRGRDCRSNLYLLPTGETVYFIASVVVLFNVDEQLQRHYTGHTDDIKCLAVHPDKITIATGQVAGTSLEGKLAPHIRVWDSVSLNTLHVLGAAYFERALVCLAFSKSNGGNTLCVVDDSNDHVLSVWDWQREDRLAEVKTSNDTVFAADFHPTDSNIMVTCGKSHLHFWNLEKGMLVKKQGLFEKQEKPKFVLCVTFAENGDTITGDSSGNILVWGKGTNRISHVIHGAHEGSIFALCMLRNGTLVSGGKDCRLISWDSGYQQIQAVEVPDLFGPIRTVAEGRGDTVLIGTTKNFVLQGSLDGEFVPITQGHTDELWGLAVHPCKPHFLTCGYDRHVCLWDSSSHQLIWSKNMDDTAQSAAFHPSGAVVAIGSQIGRWLVLDTDSKDLVTVHTDGNEQLSVMSFGPDGNFLAIGSHDSYIYVYAVAENGRKYSRVGKCSGHSSFITHLDWSVDSQYLVSNSGDYEILYWIPSVCKQVVSMETIRDIEWATHSCTLGFQVFGMWSDGSDGTDINAGSRSNDKSLLATGDDFGKVHLFSFPCSQFRAPSHVYGGHSSHVTNVTFLYNDSCLVSTGGKDMSVMQWRIV; this is translated from the exons ATGACAGCGCGTCAGCATCCAGCAGCATGGAGGTCACCGACCGCATCGCCTCCCTGGAGCAGAGGGTCCAGATGCAGGAGGACGAGATCCAGCTGCTCAAGTCTGCTCTGGCCGACGTGGTCCGCCGGCTGAACGTGTCTGAGGAGCAGCAGGCCATGAGCTTACGTCGAGGGCCCACCAAAG CCCGGCCAATGATAGCCACCTTGCCGTTAAGACCCTCAGTCAACAACGGGACTATTCTACCAAAGAAAGGCGGTGGCACTCTGCCCTCTCCGTCTGGATCTGGATCCAGGAAGGACACCAGCACAGCATCCACCAGGAG CACGGTGAGGAGAGCCAACTCCAATGAGCACGTGGGGTCTCTCACGCGGAAAGATTCGGGTGACTCCAAAGGCAACCGAACTCGTGCTGGGTCCACAGGCAGCAATTCCAGTGGCAAAAGAAGTGACAG CAAGCAGAGGGACCCAGTGTTCAACGCAG GGATGCGACGTGTGACACACTGCAAAG aGGAAGGgtatgtgaaaatgtatttgaaggGCCGTCCAATCACCATGTTCATGCCCAAAGACCAAGTGGATGGGTACTGTCTGGAAGCCAGAGCCGACCTTCCGGCCAACAAGCTCAAACTGGACTGGGT CTATGGCTACCGTGGTCGAGACTGCCGCTCAAATCTTTACTTGTTGCCCACTGGAGAAACCGTGTACTTCATTGCCTCCGTGGTTGTCCTGTTCAACGTGGACGAGCAGCTGCAGAGACACTACACTGGACACACGGATGACATTAAATG CTTGGCAGTCCACCCTGATAAAATCACCATAGCAACCGGGCAGGTGGCCGGCACCTCTTTAGAGGGTAAA TTGGCTCCACATATTCGCGTGTGGGACTCAGTCAGCCTCAACACCCTCCATGTTCTGGGAGCCGCTTACTTTGAGCGAGCCCTTGTCTGCTTGGCTTTCTCCAAGTCG AATGGAGGAAACACACTGTGTGTTGTTGACGACTCTAATGACCACGTGTTGTCTGTTTGGGACTGGCAGCGAGAAGACAGACTGGCTGAGGTTAAG ACGTCCAACGACACAGTGTTTGCTGCAGATTTTCACCCGACTGACAGCAACATCATGGTGACCTGTGGCAAGTCACATCTCCATTTTTGGAACCTGGAAAAAGGCATGCTGGTCAAGAAGCAAGGACTTTTTGAG aAACAAGAGAAGCCCAAGTTCGTTTTATGTGTGACCTTTGCAGAAAATGGAGATACCATCACTGGAGACTCAAGTGGGAACATCTTGGTGTGGGGAAAAG GCACTAATCGCATCAGCCACGTCATCCACGGAGCTCACGAGGGCAGCATCTTTGCCCTGTGCATGCTGAGGAACGGCACTCTGGTGTCTGGAGGCAAAGACTGCCGCCTCATCTCTTGGGACAGCGGCTACCAGCAAATCCAAGCAGTGGAG GTGCCTGATTTGTTTGGTCCCATCCGGACTGTAGCAGAAGGCAGAGGGGACACCGTTCTAATCGGAACCACaaaaaactttgttttgcaAGGCAGCTTAGACGGAGAGTTTGTTCCCATTACTCAG GGTCATACTGATGAGTTGTGGGGTCTGGCTGTGCATCCCTGTAAGCCCCACTTTCTCACCTGTGGCTATGACAGGCATGTCTGTCTGTGGGATTCCAGTTCACATCAGCTCATCTGGAGTAAAAATATGGAC GATACTGCCCAGTCAGCAGCCTTCCACCCGTCTGGAGCTGTTGTTGCGATAGGAAGCCAGATTGGAAG GTGGCTGGTACTGGACACTGACTCAAAGGATTTAGTCACAGTGCACACAGATGGGAATGAACAGCTTTCTGTTATGAGCTTTGGCCCAG ATGGCAACTTCCTGGCCATCGGCTCTCATGACAGCTACATCTACGTCTACGCCGTGGCAGaaaatggcaggaagtacagcAGAGTCGGGAAGTGCTCA GGTCACTCCAGTTTCATCACCCACCTGGACTGGTCAGTGGACTCCCAGTATCTGGTGTCTAACTCAGGAGACTACGAGATACTGTACT ggaTCCCCTCTGTGTGCAAACAGGTGGTCAGCATGGAGACCATTAGAGATATTGAATGGGCCACTCACTCCTGCACTCTTGGCTTTCAGGTTTTCG GCATGTGGTCTGATGGCTCAGACGGCACCGACATCAATGCTGGCAGCAGGTCCAATGATAAGAGCCTGCTTGCTACCGGGGATGACTTTGGGAAGGTCCACCTCTTCTCCTTCCCCTGTTCTCAGTTCAGG GCTCCCAGCCATGTTTACGGTGGCCACAGCAGCCACGTGACCAACGTGACCTTCCTGTATAACGACAGCTGCCTGGTGTCGACCGGAGGGAAGGACATGAGTGTGATGCAATGGAGGATAGTCTGA
- the eml1 gene encoding echinoderm microtubule-associated protein-like 1 isoform X4 gives MIATLPLRPSVNNGTILPKKGGGTLPSPSGSGSRKDTSTASTRSTVRRANSNEHVGSLTRKDSGDSKGNRTRAGSTGSNSSGKRSDSKQRDPVFNAGMRRVTHCKEEGYVKMYLKGRPITMFMPKDQVDGYCLEARADLPANKLKLDWVYGYRGRDCRSNLYLLPTGETVYFIASVVVLFNVDEQLQRHYTGHTDDIKCLAVHPDKITIATGQVAGTSLEGKLAPHIRVWDSVSLNTLHVLGAAYFERALVCLAFSKSNGGNTLCVVDDSNDHVLSVWDWQREDRLAEVKTSNDTVFAADFHPTDSNIMVTCGKSHLHFWNLEKGMLVKKQGLFEKQEKPKFVLCVTFAENGDTITGDSSGNILVWGKGTNRISHVIHGAHEGSIFALCMLRNGTLVSGGKDCRLISWDSGYQQIQAVEVPDLFGPIRTVAEGRGDTVLIGTTKNFVLQGSLDGEFVPITQGHTDELWGLAVHPCKPHFLTCGYDRHVCLWDSSSHQLIWSKNMDDTAQSAAFHPSGAVVAIGSQIGRWLVLDTDSKDLVTVHTDGNEQLSVMSFGPDGNFLAIGSHDSYIYVYAVAENGRKYSRVGKCSGHSSFITHLDWSVDSQYLVSNSGDYEILYWIPSVCKQVVSMETIRDIEWATHSCTLGFQVFGMWSDGSDGTDINAGSRSNDKSLLATGDDFGKVHLFSFPCSQFRAPSHVYGGHSSHVTNVTFLYNDSCLVSTGGKDMSVMQWRIV, from the exons ATGATAGCCACCTTGCCGTTAAGACCCTCAGTCAACAACGGGACTATTCTACCAAAGAAAGGCGGTGGCACTCTGCCCTCTCCGTCTGGATCTGGATCCAGGAAGGACACCAGCACAGCATCCACCAGGAG CACGGTGAGGAGAGCCAACTCCAATGAGCACGTGGGGTCTCTCACGCGGAAAGATTCGGGTGACTCCAAAGGCAACCGAACTCGTGCTGGGTCCACAGGCAGCAATTCCAGTGGCAAAAGAAGTGACAG CAAGCAGAGGGACCCAGTGTTCAACGCAG GGATGCGACGTGTGACACACTGCAAAG aGGAAGGgtatgtgaaaatgtatttgaaggGCCGTCCAATCACCATGTTCATGCCCAAAGACCAAGTGGATGGGTACTGTCTGGAAGCCAGAGCCGACCTTCCGGCCAACAAGCTCAAACTGGACTGGGT CTATGGCTACCGTGGTCGAGACTGCCGCTCAAATCTTTACTTGTTGCCCACTGGAGAAACCGTGTACTTCATTGCCTCCGTGGTTGTCCTGTTCAACGTGGACGAGCAGCTGCAGAGACACTACACTGGACACACGGATGACATTAAATG CTTGGCAGTCCACCCTGATAAAATCACCATAGCAACCGGGCAGGTGGCCGGCACCTCTTTAGAGGGTAAA TTGGCTCCACATATTCGCGTGTGGGACTCAGTCAGCCTCAACACCCTCCATGTTCTGGGAGCCGCTTACTTTGAGCGAGCCCTTGTCTGCTTGGCTTTCTCCAAGTCG AATGGAGGAAACACACTGTGTGTTGTTGACGACTCTAATGACCACGTGTTGTCTGTTTGGGACTGGCAGCGAGAAGACAGACTGGCTGAGGTTAAG ACGTCCAACGACACAGTGTTTGCTGCAGATTTTCACCCGACTGACAGCAACATCATGGTGACCTGTGGCAAGTCACATCTCCATTTTTGGAACCTGGAAAAAGGCATGCTGGTCAAGAAGCAAGGACTTTTTGAG aAACAAGAGAAGCCCAAGTTCGTTTTATGTGTGACCTTTGCAGAAAATGGAGATACCATCACTGGAGACTCAAGTGGGAACATCTTGGTGTGGGGAAAAG GCACTAATCGCATCAGCCACGTCATCCACGGAGCTCACGAGGGCAGCATCTTTGCCCTGTGCATGCTGAGGAACGGCACTCTGGTGTCTGGAGGCAAAGACTGCCGCCTCATCTCTTGGGACAGCGGCTACCAGCAAATCCAAGCAGTGGAG GTGCCTGATTTGTTTGGTCCCATCCGGACTGTAGCAGAAGGCAGAGGGGACACCGTTCTAATCGGAACCACaaaaaactttgttttgcaAGGCAGCTTAGACGGAGAGTTTGTTCCCATTACTCAG GGTCATACTGATGAGTTGTGGGGTCTGGCTGTGCATCCCTGTAAGCCCCACTTTCTCACCTGTGGCTATGACAGGCATGTCTGTCTGTGGGATTCCAGTTCACATCAGCTCATCTGGAGTAAAAATATGGAC GATACTGCCCAGTCAGCAGCCTTCCACCCGTCTGGAGCTGTTGTTGCGATAGGAAGCCAGATTGGAAG GTGGCTGGTACTGGACACTGACTCAAAGGATTTAGTCACAGTGCACACAGATGGGAATGAACAGCTTTCTGTTATGAGCTTTGGCCCAG ATGGCAACTTCCTGGCCATCGGCTCTCATGACAGCTACATCTACGTCTACGCCGTGGCAGaaaatggcaggaagtacagcAGAGTCGGGAAGTGCTCA GGTCACTCCAGTTTCATCACCCACCTGGACTGGTCAGTGGACTCCCAGTATCTGGTGTCTAACTCAGGAGACTACGAGATACTGTACT ggaTCCCCTCTGTGTGCAAACAGGTGGTCAGCATGGAGACCATTAGAGATATTGAATGGGCCACTCACTCCTGCACTCTTGGCTTTCAGGTTTTCG GCATGTGGTCTGATGGCTCAGACGGCACCGACATCAATGCTGGCAGCAGGTCCAATGATAAGAGCCTGCTTGCTACCGGGGATGACTTTGGGAAGGTCCACCTCTTCTCCTTCCCCTGTTCTCAGTTCAGG GCTCCCAGCCATGTTTACGGTGGCCACAGCAGCCACGTGACCAACGTGACCTTCCTGTATAACGACAGCTGCCTGGTGTCGACCGGAGGGAAGGACATGAGTGTGATGCAATGGAGGATAGTCTGA